A DNA window from Pseudarthrobacter sp. W1I19 contains the following coding sequences:
- a CDS encoding GNAT family N-acetyltransferase codes for MSVIRPATPHDVPAILRMIHELAHYEKEPDAVRNTPEMLQEVLFGDNPRVFAAMAENDNGDVRGFALWFLNYSTWEGVHGIYLEDLYVSPEARGEGHGKALLQHLAGIAVENGYARVEWSVLDWNEPSINFYRRLGARPMDGWSTFRLTGEALEQFGSAVPATANG; via the coding sequence ATGAGTGTAATCCGCCCTGCAACCCCGCACGACGTCCCCGCGATCCTCCGCATGATCCACGAACTGGCGCACTACGAGAAGGAACCGGACGCAGTCCGGAACACTCCGGAAATGCTGCAAGAGGTTCTCTTCGGCGACAACCCGAGGGTCTTCGCCGCGATGGCGGAAAATGACAACGGGGACGTGCGCGGTTTCGCCCTATGGTTCCTGAACTACTCCACCTGGGAAGGTGTGCACGGGATCTACCTGGAGGACCTCTACGTCAGCCCGGAGGCCCGCGGCGAGGGGCACGGCAAGGCGCTGCTGCAGCATCTGGCCGGCATCGCCGTCGAGAACGGCTACGCGAGGGTGGAGTGGAGCGTCCTGGACTGGAACGAGCCCTCCATCAACTTCTACCGGCGATTGGGTGCCCGGCCGATGGACGGCTGGTCCACCTTCCGGCTCACCGGCGAGGCGCTGGAGCAGTTCGGCAGCGCTGTTCCCGCCACCGCCAATGGCTAG
- a CDS encoding RNA helicase, translating to MKLVDQLPEVSARDLPASAVDPDALYSLFLEWTQSRGLDLYPAQDEAVMELATGANVILATPTGSGKSLVAIAAHFQAMAQGRRSYYTAPIKALVSEKFFALCEIFGAENVGMITGDSGVNQDAPIICCTAEILANTALREGAAAELGSVIMDEFHFYSDPQRGWAWQVPLLELPQAQFLLMSATLGDVSRFEKGLTDLTGRPTTTVSSAERPIPLHYYYHEIPVHETLEELLSTRQVPVYVVHFSQIEAIDRAQTLMSINVCTREEKDKIAELIANFRFAAGFGKTLNRLVRHGIGVHHAGMLPKYRRLVEQLAQAGLLKVICGTDTLGVGINVPIRTVVLTALSKYDGVRTRLLNPREFHQIAGRAGRAGYDTAGTVVVQAPEHVIENVKAMAKATAKFGDDQRKLRQVVKKKPPEGFVSWGEPTFKRLVESVPDPLSSSFTVTHAMLMNLMERPGDPFAAARRLLTENHESRSSQLQLMKKALGIYRELLAAEVVERIPAGQQGPDGRTVRLTVHLQPNFALNQPLSPFALAALELLDPESPSYALDVVSVIEATLEKPRQILSAQQKKARGEAIAAMKADGIEYDQRMAMLDEVTYPQPLADILGEAFDVYRKAAPWVGDFELAPKSVVRDMYERAMNFGEFVQFYGLARSEGIVLRYLADAFKALRQTVPQDMLRDDLEDLIAWLGELVRQVDSSLLDEWEELTSGAAPTPHDAPPPPPPSLTSNIRAFRVMVRNEMFRRVELFADEDAEALGELDGAAGWEAGRWEDALDDYFDEHNDIGTGPDARGPGLLIITEEPGVWKVRQIFDDPAGNHDWGISAEVDLDESNETGTAVIRVTDVNRL from the coding sequence ATGAAACTCGTTGACCAGCTGCCCGAAGTCTCCGCCCGGGACCTGCCCGCGTCCGCCGTCGATCCTGATGCCCTGTACTCCCTGTTCCTGGAATGGACGCAGAGCCGGGGGCTGGACCTCTATCCCGCGCAGGACGAGGCCGTTATGGAGCTGGCTACCGGGGCGAACGTGATCCTTGCTACCCCGACAGGCTCCGGAAAGTCGCTGGTGGCCATCGCCGCACACTTCCAGGCGATGGCCCAGGGCCGGCGCAGCTACTACACCGCGCCCATCAAGGCGCTTGTCTCGGAAAAGTTCTTTGCGCTGTGCGAGATATTCGGGGCCGAAAATGTGGGGATGATTACCGGCGATTCGGGCGTCAACCAGGACGCGCCCATCATCTGCTGCACTGCCGAAATCCTGGCCAACACCGCCCTCCGGGAAGGCGCGGCCGCGGAACTGGGATCCGTAATCATGGACGAGTTCCACTTCTACTCGGACCCGCAGCGCGGCTGGGCCTGGCAGGTGCCCCTGCTGGAACTCCCCCAGGCCCAGTTCCTCCTGATGTCCGCCACGCTGGGGGACGTCAGCCGGTTCGAAAAAGGCCTGACGGACCTGACCGGGCGTCCCACCACCACGGTGAGCTCGGCGGAACGGCCCATCCCGCTGCATTACTACTACCACGAGATTCCCGTGCACGAGACGCTGGAAGAGCTGCTGTCCACCCGGCAGGTTCCGGTTTACGTAGTGCACTTCAGCCAGATTGAAGCGATAGACCGCGCCCAGACGCTGATGAGCATCAACGTGTGCACGCGCGAAGAGAAGGACAAAATCGCGGAGCTGATCGCCAACTTCCGCTTCGCTGCCGGCTTCGGCAAGACCCTTAACCGGCTGGTCCGGCATGGCATCGGCGTGCACCACGCCGGAATGCTTCCCAAATACCGCCGCCTGGTGGAGCAGCTGGCCCAGGCCGGGCTGCTGAAAGTCATCTGCGGGACGGACACGTTGGGGGTGGGCATTAACGTGCCCATCCGCACCGTGGTCCTGACGGCCTTGAGCAAGTACGACGGCGTCCGCACCCGGTTGCTGAATCCGCGTGAGTTCCACCAGATCGCCGGCCGCGCCGGACGGGCCGGCTACGACACCGCGGGCACGGTGGTGGTGCAGGCTCCTGAGCACGTCATCGAAAACGTGAAGGCAATGGCCAAGGCCACCGCCAAGTTCGGCGACGACCAGCGGAAGCTGCGGCAGGTGGTGAAAAAGAAGCCGCCAGAGGGTTTTGTGTCCTGGGGCGAGCCTACGTTCAAGCGCTTGGTTGAATCCGTGCCGGATCCATTGAGCTCCAGCTTCACAGTGACACATGCCATGCTGATGAACCTGATGGAGCGGCCCGGTGACCCGTTCGCGGCGGCGCGCCGCCTGTTGACGGAAAACCACGAATCAAGGTCATCCCAGCTGCAGCTGATGAAGAAAGCGCTGGGAATCTACCGAGAGCTCCTGGCCGCCGAAGTGGTGGAGCGGATTCCCGCCGGGCAGCAGGGGCCGGACGGCCGCACCGTCCGCCTCACCGTCCATCTGCAACCCAACTTCGCCCTCAACCAGCCGCTGTCCCCCTTCGCGCTCGCCGCACTGGAGCTGCTCGACCCGGAGTCGCCGTCGTACGCCCTGGACGTGGTGTCCGTGATCGAGGCGACGCTTGAGAAGCCGCGCCAGATCCTGTCCGCGCAGCAGAAGAAGGCCCGCGGCGAGGCTATCGCGGCCATGAAGGCAGACGGCATTGAGTACGACCAGCGGATGGCCATGCTCGACGAGGTGACGTATCCGCAGCCGCTGGCAGACATCCTGGGCGAAGCGTTCGACGTGTACCGCAAGGCTGCCCCATGGGTAGGCGACTTTGAGCTGGCTCCCAAGTCAGTGGTGCGGGACATGTACGAACGTGCCATGAATTTTGGCGAGTTCGTACAGTTCTATGGGCTGGCCCGCTCGGAAGGCATCGTGCTGCGCTACCTCGCCGATGCTTTCAAGGCGCTGCGGCAGACAGTGCCGCAGGACATGCTGCGCGATGACCTGGAAGATCTCATTGCCTGGCTGGGCGAGCTGGTCCGGCAGGTCGATTCGAGCCTCCTGGATGAGTGGGAGGAACTGACCTCGGGTGCGGCTCCCACCCCGCACGATGCACCGCCGCCTCCCCCGCCGTCGCTCACGTCCAATATCCGGGCCTTCCGGGTCATGGTGCGCAACGAAATGTTCCGCCGGGTGGAGCTGTTCGCGGACGAAGACGCGGAAGCCCTGGGCGAACTGGACGGCGCTGCCGGGTGGGAAGCCGGGCGCTGGGAGGACGCCCTGGACGACTACTTCGACGAGCACAACGACATCGGCACCGGTCCGGACGCCCGCGGCCCCGGGCTGCTGATCATCACCGAGGAACCCGGCGTGTGGAAGGTCCGGCAGATCTTTGACGACCCCGCCGGGAACCATGACTGGGGCATTTCCGCGGAAGTGGACCTGGACGAATCGAACGAAACCGGGACAGCGGTCATCCGGGTGACGGATGTCAACCGGCTCTGA